atgtctcctccccttcatctacactgattttgaagtggatttaacaagtgacatcaataatggatcaccgctttcacctggtcagtctgtcgtgGAAAGAGAACAGGTGTTCTTAAAGTTTTGTCAACCCGGTGTCTGTTTAGTTCTCCTTTCTCACCTTGTTTGTTTCAAAATGTCACTATATATAGATTCCTGATGAGTCTGTTTGAGGAGGAGTCCTGATCTCGATGCAGTAGGACGTGATGTCACTATATATAGATTCATGATGAGTgtgttttcacctggattcatgaTGAGTCTGTTTCGATGCAGTAGGACGTGATGTCACTATAATAGATTCATGATGAGTCTGTTTGAGGAGGAGTCCTTTGTGCAGTAGGACGTGATGTCACTATATATAGATTCATGATGAGTCTGTTTGAGGAGGAGTCCTGATCTCGATGCAGTAGGACGTGATGTCACTATATATAGATTCATGATGAGTCTGTTTGAGGAGTCCTGATCTCGATGCAGTAGGACGTGATGTCACTATATATAGATTCATGATGAGTCTGTTTGAGGAGGAGTCCTGATCTCGATGCAGTAGGACGTGATGTCACTATATATAGATTCATGATGAGTCTGTTTGAGGAGGAGTCCTGATCTCGATGCAGTAGGACATGCGGTACCAAATCGGAAAACACTcaatggttaaaaaaataaaataaagttattTAAACTTTGATTTCTACCTTTGTGTTATTTATAATAACATGATGAGTCTGTTACAAGGAGTCCTATCTCTTGTAGCCGTTTCTATATATAGACATGATGAGTCTGTTTACCTGTCTTGATGCAGTTTGTCACCTGGGAATAAGTCTGTTACCTTCAGATGTCACAGTCATGATGAGTCTGTTTGAGCCTGGGAATGCAGTAGGACGTGATGTCATAGATTCATGATGAGTCTCCCTTCCCTTCATAAACAGGCACATGTCTCCTGAGCCAACACACACTACAGCTCCTCTCCTTCATAAACAGGCACACTCCTGAGCCAACACAcactacagctcctctcccttcATAAACAGGCACACTCCTGAGCCAACACAcactacagctcctctcccttcATAAACAGGCACACTCCTGAGCCAACACAcactacagctcctctcccttcATAAACAGGCACACTCCTGAGCCAACACAcactacagctcctctcccttcATAAACAGGCACACTCCTGAGCCAACACACACTACAGCTCCTCTACAACCACCTCGGGCTGGAATGCAAAAGATTAAACAAAGGTCTTGGTATTAGATAAGACAGCcacagaagtctggttcatcctgaaCAACAACTTTGGAGTCTCTTAATACCTAGCTGGCATTTCCCAAAAGGTTGTCTGTCAACCTCCCCCTGAACTTATCAATGGCTCTGCATGCCATTGTAGAGAGACTGATGTTTTTAGTAGgtgtgttacgcacgcctctatgaagagggaacgcaacaccctgctacaactaaactctgtgaagcgaaaaaggtatggactgtaggtgcgagtaaaaatgacaagcagaatgtggtaccgtttacaaggactttattcctttacacggtaatatggggaaaaggggctggacggaaccaaagcaaagaaagtaaatctcaaagccccccccctcacctgcctacccactacttacctaatttagcaccacctggtgccctaaccaaaatacaaggggtggtccgcccaggtcttacctagtgtgcctagacagcgaatatgctacgggtatatgtatgcccacgggcctcttgcctaagcactccctaggtgccttcccccctgggaacaaatgaaacagaatattaaacaatttcaaacaaactaagagacaaaggacatcaaataagttctatctgagcaacaaactcacaaaacataccaactctcagcaatgaactcccagcaaaatcaacctctaacaaaatctctctagcaaaatctctacaatgacctcccagcaaatctctctagcaaatctacctccagcaaaatcctctacaaaaagatcttctgaacagaacactggcttttatatagcttctgaaggaatggggaattggagacagctgtgtcttgacgagggggcggggtcagctctccaattagccctggagtcgaccaatcagctgcttgagggatttcaggaagccatttcctgaaataaacacatgcaaatacacaaactacaacacataatctggggaacgtaacagtgtgtgactgtgtgttgggCAATAGGATTAAAGAGGTTTGATGTTCTTTCCTATGCCAGAccttgaaacagtggtcactgttCTTCTGTTATATATACATTCTGATAAGAGCTTTCTGTGTTCTGCACTAAACTGTCTGTACAGTCGAAATAAAGCTTTGTCTACTAATACCTAGACTGAGTTTGGTTtgtagctggagagagagggggggttggtTTGGAGCtggcgagggagagagggtttgGTTTGgagctggggagggagagagggtttggTTTGGAGCTGGGGAGGGGAAGGGTTTGGTTtggagctggggagagagagagggtttggtTTGgagctggggagggagagagggtttggTTTGGAGCGGAAGGGTTTGGTTTGgagctggagagggggagagagaggggaagggtttggtttggagctggagagagggtttGGTTTGGAGAGGGGAAGGGTTTGGtttggagctggagagagaggttttGGGGGGTTTGGTTTGGAGGGGAAGGTtttggagctggagagagagaggggaaggttttggagctggagagagaggggaagggtttGGTTTGgagctggggagggagagagggtttggTTTGGAGCTGGAGAGGGTTTGGTTTGGAGCTGGGGAAGGGTTTGGTTTGGAgctggagagcgagaggggaagggtttggtgctggagagagaggggaaggttttggagctggagagagagaggggaagggttcGGTttggaacgagagagaggggaagggtttggtgctggagagagaggggtatcaGGCTATAATGCCACTGCAAACAGCACACAGGTTGGATTCCTGTCGGACTATGCTGCTAACCCACGCCAGATCTTACAAATGCCTGGATATCAGCTATCCCACATCATGACACCTGAATAGGTAGTTAATGTATCAGCTAACCCACATCACCTGATACCTGGATAGGTAGTTAACGTATCAGCTAACCCACATCACCTGATACCTGGATAGGTAGTTAATGTATCAGCTAACCCACATCATCTGATACCTGAATAGGTAGTTAATGTATCAGCTAACCCACATTATATGATGACCGACTGCACAGTTGATGTGGTGAGCAACCGTTGTCAGTCAGGAAGTACCAGAACCATTACCTCATCACGTAGGTCACACCTCAGCAGCCAATAAGAATGATGCTGTAAGAACCTGCAGTCTTCTACAAAATGTCACAGATTTATTCACCAATAAACTCACTCAGTGCTTTAAATCATTTGGAAAATAGCTGCATACATTCTATTCATTTGTTTTGACTTTATTTTTAAACAGGAAGTGATGTTTTATTGGACCATCTTAACCAATGGAAATGATTCACTATACGCTGGTACTGTGATGGCACGTCATTTTATGGGACATGGGAGTTGTTGATTTTTCCTGTTCTGTCGCTGACGTTTAGGCTACATCAAGAGACCTCAGTCAGAGGGCCCAGAACAGCAACAGCTTCAATCTCTACAAGcccaccctgagagagagacacagagacacagagagagacagagacaaaaataGCATTCAAGTACTTCTCAGCTTTGTTGTCAGTAACATCACATGGTTAGGTTCTGTATTGCCATGGAAACAGTGTAATGAGATGAAGCGTCAGATCCTCACCCTGGGCAGAGCAGCGACCTGGTAGGCAGCCCTAGCTGGGAAGCTACTGCTGAAAActaaaagaggagaggaacacaaacATGGTTACATACTGTAGATCTGATACAAGACTTAATTAACGTCTTATttttatgtatatttgtaaaaattttaccccgttttctccccaatttcgtggtatccaattgttttagtcgctgctacaactcccgtacgggctcgggagaggtgaaggttgaaggtcatgcgtcctccgatacacaacccaaccaagccacactgcttcttaacacagcgcgcatccaacccggaagccagtcgcaccaatgtgtcggaggaaacaccgtgcacctggcaaccttggttagcgtgcactgcgcccggcctgccacaggagtcgctggtgcgcgatgagacaaggacatccctaccggccaacctctccctaacccggacgacgctaggccagttGTGCGTCACCCCATGGAGCTCCCggtcggttacgacagagcctgggcgtgaacccagagtctctggtggcacagctggcgctgcagtacagcgcccttaaccaacaTGCAGTCCAAGTTGTTAGGGAATCATCAGACACGGCTTGTCAATCAGGTCAGCGAGTTTTAGATGCTGACTGAATCTGTATGAAGGTAGGTACCTCTACCTTTAACTCCAGTCACTGTCATGGAAGTGCCACAAACATGATCATCCCCACCTCCCTTACATACCATACTCAGTCTCTTGGGAAACAGTGACACCTTGTGGACACTGAAGTGCGCCTCCCTTACATACCATACTCAGTCTCTTGGGAAATAGTCCCACCTTGTGGACACAATGTGAAGTGCCAGATAACCTTCAGAATACTTCTAATACATATCAGTATAACAAAAAGGAGGATCCCAACAACGAATATTTAGAGGATTCAACAAGAAGGATCCCAACATGAATATTCAACAGGAAGGATCCCAACATGAATATTCAACAGGAAGGATCCCAACAACATGAATATTCAACAAGAAGGATCCCAACAACATGAACATTCAACAGGAAGGATCCCAACAACATGAATATTCAACAGGAAGGATCCCAACAACATGAATATTCAACAGGAAGGATCCCAACAACATGAATATTCAACAGGAAGGATCCCAACAACAGAAACTTACATGTTTTATAGACATCATTCACACTGACGAAGTCATTCATGTCAGCCAAAAGAACCGTGGTTTTCACGACTGTGggaaaatttaaatttaaatttaaaaaaatcaggAAATTCATGGTTTTTGCTAGATACAGTTTATAAAACACCTAATACAAGGTTTTATAAAAACATCATAACTTACCACTGTCATATCCACACCCTGCTTCCTTCAGGATCTCCCCCATGTTTACCAGAGCCTGTATGGgatagaaatagagggaaaggtaatgcattcaactgaaatgtgtcttccgcatttaactgCCACAATCGACATCCAcggtgcccggggaacagtggggttaactgccttgttcaggggaacagtgggttaactgccttgttcaggggaacagtgggttaactgccttgttcaggggaacagtgggttatctgccttgttcaggggaacagtgggttaactgccttgttcaggggaacagtgggttaactgccttgttcaggggaacagtggggttaactgccttgttcagggaacagtggggttaactgccttgttcaggggaacagtggggttaactgccttgttcagggaacagtgggttaactgccttgttcaggggaacagtggggttaactgccttgttcaggggaacagtgggttaactgccttgttcaggggaacagtggggttaactgccttgttcagggaacagtggggttaactgccttgttcaggggaacagtggggttaactgccttgttcaggggaacagtgggttaactgccttgttcaggggaacagtggggttaactgccttgttcaggggaacagtgggttaactgccttgttcaggggaacagtggggttaactgccttgttcaggggaacagtgggttaactgccttgttcaggggaacagtggggttaactgccttgttcaggggaacagtggggttaactgccttgttcaggggaacagtggggttaactgccttgttcagggaacagtggggttaactgccttgttcaggggaacagtgggttaactgccttgttcaggggaacagtgggttaactgccttgttcaggggaacagtgggttaactgccttgttcaggggaacagtggggttaactgccttgttcaggggaacagtggggttaactgccttgttcagggggaacagtggggttaactgccttgttcaggggaacagtgggttaactgccttgttcaggggaacagtgggttaactgccttgttcaggggaacagtgggttaactgccttgttcgggggaacagtgggttaactgccttgttcaggggaacagtgggttaactgccttgttcaggggaacagtgggttaactgccttgtcggggggaacagtgggttaactgccttgttcaggggaacagtgggttaactgccttgttcaggggaacagtgggttaactgccttgttcaggggaacagtgggttaactgccttgttcgggggaacagtgggttaactgccttgttcaggggaacagtgggttaactgccttgttcgggggggaacagtggggttaactgccttgttcaggggaacagtgggttaactgccttgttcggggaacagtgggttaactgccttgttcgggggaacagtgggttaactgccttgttcgggggaacagtgggttaactgccttgttcggggaacagtggggttaactgccttgttcgggggaacagtgggttaactgccttgttcgggggaacagttcgggggaacagtgggttaactgccttgttcaggggaacagtgggttaactgccttgtcggGGGAacaggggttaactgccttgttcggggaacagtgggttaactgccttgttcgggggaacagtgggttaactgccttgttcgggggaacagtgggttaactgccttgttcggggaacagtgggttaactgccttgttcaggggcagaacacctTGTCAGGGGATTTAACCTTTCGGTTTCtggtccaaccctctaaccactaggcttgtTAACCACAGGGGCCCCTCCACCCAAACCAAGGCAGTAGGGCCGCCCCtccaccctaaccactaacctgcccctccaccctaaccactaggctacctgccccttaaccactaggctacctggcccctCCACCCTAACCAAggcacctgccgcccctccaccctaaccactaggctacctgccgcccctccaccctaaccactaggctacctgccgcccctccaccctaaccactaggctacctgccgcccctcaccctaaccactaggctacctgccgcccctccaccctaaccactaggctacctgccgcccctccaccctaaccactaggctacgcccctacaccctaaccactaggctaccttgcccctacaccctaaccactaggctacctgccgaaccctaaccactaggctacctgccgcccctacaccctaaccactaggctacctgccgcccctacaccctaaccactaggctacctgccgcccctacaccctaaccactaggctacctgccgcccctacaccctaaccacaggctacctgccgcccctccaccctaaccactaggctacctgccgccctccaccctaaccactaggctacctgccgcccctccaccctaaccacaggctacctgccgcccctacaccctaaccactaggctacctgccgcccctccaccctAACCACAGGCTACCTGGCCCCTCCACCCTAACCActagctacctgccgcccctccaccctaaccactaggctacctgccgcccctccaccctaaccactaggctacctgccgcccctccaccctaaccactaggctacctgccgcccctccaccctaaccacaggctacctgccgccccctccaccctaaccactagactacctgccgcccctccaccctaaccactaggctacctgccgcccctacaccctaaccactaggctacctgccgcccctacaccctaaccactaggctacctgccgcccctacaccctaaccactaggctacctgccgccctacaccctaaccacaggctacctggcccctacaccctaaccactaggctacctgccgcccctacaccctaaccactaggctacctgccgcccctacaccctaaccactaggctacctgccgccctacaccctaaccactaggctacctgccgccctacaccctaaccactaggctacctgccgcctacaccctaaccactaggctacctgccgcccctacaccctaaccactaggctacctgccgcccctacaccctaaccactaggctacctgccgcccctacaccctaaccactaggctacctggcccctacaccctaaccactaggagCCCCTAcacccaaccactaggctacctgccgcccctacaccctaaccactaggctactacataaccactaggctacctgccgcccctacactctaaccactaggccatctCATCTAGTCTCACCACTGACGAGTCAGCTATTCAGCAGTGCAAGTGGAAACACTTCAGTCTGAGGAGTGAGTTTCACCCCCCCCCATCTGCTTCATCCCTGTTCTATGTCCTGTGGTTGTAACTGAGGGGGGGGGTTCTAAGCTTCACCTCACCTGTTTGGTCTGAGCCTGGACCCCTCCCTCCACCAGCTGACCAGAGGCAGGGTCCATCCCCAGCTGGCCTGACACGTACATGGTCCTGTCCACCACCACCGCCTGGCTGGGAGACAGAACAACGAATATGAACACAGGACTGGACAGCTGATAAGATATGTACCAACATGGGGCAGGTGAAATGTTGTCTCTGTCACATTCAAGATATTAGACACTACGACTCCCCAAATGAAGCAAAACATAAGTATTTTCCATCCAGAACACAATTAACACTGTTGTTTGACTTTCCAGGTATCTAAATTGATACTTTACTGCCACCTACTGGTTAAACTGAGCAACCATACTGGTGACTATTTATTTCTGAATGTCATGTAATACAATAGTGTACAATATACAATAGGCTTTTAAGGGAACGTGAAGTGCGCAACGACAGTGCCAGTCCACAGAATGCTCCATTCCAACACATAACCTCTGTGCCAACTCTGCCAGTCACAGGCCTTCAGTGAAAAAGCACTTTACCCTGAAATAAAACTCAAAGCTCTCTCTCCAGTTTACAGCGGCGCCACAGCTCCACCTCCCACGATCATTGGGTGAAAAGGGTGACACCCCCTACCGTAACAGACCGCGAAAGTCCCttcacagacagaacagaaatgCCAATACAGCATGTGAGATTCATAGTGCCCTGCGTAGACACACGAACAATGTTTAAAATAGTTGCTTACTGAATGAATGCAAACAAGAATATACTATTcttatatatacacataaatactccggactccgacattgctcgtcctaatatttctatattatattatttcaCATCGTGCtcctgcactgttagatactataGCGCCGCTGAagataggaacacaagcatttcgctacaaccaCAATAGCAtcttgctaaatatgtgtatgcgatcaatttgatttgatttgatttaaaaaataaatagttCAACACCTTCAGATCAACAGTGTGATAAAGGCTGCACAGACCCCTTACCTGTACGGCCCGATAGCTGCTGGCGCTTTAGTGGTGTTGATTATCTTCCTGATGATCGAAGACATGATTAGAATTCGACACAAAAAAAACCTCTTCACTTAAAACAAAGAAGTTCCTGCTCTGAAGCCCGTGGACCTCTGAAATGACAGATCAGCTGGTAGAGCGCGTCTACTAACGTAAAGTCTCAACTAAACGGGCCTACACGTTTCATTAGACCCACAACTTATATTATTGTAATCGTTGTGGGTATTGGCAGGGTACTGATATTTGCCCAAAAACCGAAATGACGCTAAATTCAATTTAAAAGTGTCATTTATTTTCTGACAATTTTGCCATATTTTATTGACGTGACTAAATATATCTACTAcataaataaagtttaaataacattttaaaaatatcTACTATATACTACGTTTCCCGTGAACACAATTTAACCGGAACAAGAAATACGTCATATTTATGCGGAAGAGCTGTAGACATAAATGTGAGCGTACGGCGTGGTTTTGAAATATAACTGTTCCTCCATTCAGAATTTGAAAGTGAATATATTTTCAGTTACCTTTACAAATACATTGTGGTGTGATGGAAGTGGTTAACTTCATAACTCGTTAGCGTAGCCTgtttgtgtcatgcaaagtagtcGCATGATGTCCCAATGTGTATCAAGCTTGCTAAGtagctaatgtagctagctagtctgCCGAGGTGGAGATTGAATGGCATGTCTTTCAAAGGTTTGCTGACAATAACATCCGATCAGTGACTGTGCAATTCACTCTTAAATAGTAGCTAGTAGCCTGCTCGTGTCCCAGGATAGGATCATTTTTGACAGCACCACTAGCCTTATTATCAATGAGTCATGTTTATTTTCTGCAGAGTTATCAAAAATGTCTACAGCCAAGCACAGGATGCGCGATAAGAAGATGAGGAACCAGCCGATCAACGTCACCTATTCCTCCCAGGGCAGCTCACACTGGAGGAACGGAGGGGACACTCCTACAGGTCGAGGCCATGATCTGTCT
The Oncorhynchus tshawytscha isolate Ot180627B unplaced genomic scaffold, Otsh_v2.0 Un_contig_2913_pilon_pilon, whole genome shotgun sequence genome window above contains:
- the LOC112217980 gene encoding 2-iminobutanoate/2-iminopropanoate deaminase-like, whose protein sequence is MSSIIRKIINTTKAPAAIGPYSQAVVVDRTMYVSGQLGMDPASGQLVEGGVQAQTKQALVNMGEILKEAGCGYDSVVKTTVLLADMNDFVSVNDVYKTFFSSSFPARAAYQVAALPRGGLVEIEAVAVLGPLTEVS